From a single Mycolicibacterium mengxianglii genomic region:
- a CDS encoding 3-hydroxyacyl-CoA dehydrogenase family protein — protein sequence MTVQIAVIGSGYMGGGIAQVFGLAGARVALADVSAEIAEKNYHRLIAESQEFVAEGLFPEGATATLEENLWPAASLAEAVRDADFIEEAVPEVLAIKTDILSQISAAAKPDAIIGSNTSTISIGDMTGAVTNAGRFLGVHFSNPSPFIPGVEIIPHAGTDETVVARARQLIHDAGKSTAQVKDVTGFVLNRLQYALFHEATQLVEDGTATAEDIDTLVRTTFGFRLPFFGPFAIADMAGLDVYDFCYRSLQTGFPDRFATPRVLSELVAAGKLGTKTGSGFLNVPTERIPELIAYRNKAYVLMQKLLDELGPAPLA from the coding sequence ATGACAGTTCAGATCGCAGTAATCGGCTCCGGGTACATGGGCGGCGGTATTGCGCAGGTGTTCGGCCTCGCCGGAGCCCGCGTCGCCCTCGCCGACGTCAGCGCGGAGATCGCCGAGAAGAACTACCACCGGTTGATCGCCGAATCACAGGAGTTCGTCGCCGAGGGACTCTTCCCCGAGGGTGCCACCGCGACCCTGGAGGAAAACCTGTGGCCGGCCGCGTCATTGGCCGAGGCGGTGCGCGACGCCGATTTCATCGAGGAAGCCGTTCCAGAAGTCCTGGCGATCAAGACCGACATCCTCAGCCAGATCAGCGCAGCCGCGAAACCGGACGCCATCATCGGGTCCAACACCTCGACGATTTCCATTGGCGATATGACCGGTGCCGTCACCAATGCAGGGCGATTCCTCGGGGTGCACTTCAGTAACCCGTCCCCGTTCATCCCCGGCGTCGAGATCATTCCACACGCCGGTACCGATGAGACCGTCGTGGCGCGGGCACGTCAACTCATCCACGATGCCGGCAAGTCGACCGCCCAGGTGAAGGATGTCACCGGATTCGTGTTGAACCGGTTGCAGTACGCGCTCTTTCACGAAGCAACCCAGTTGGTCGAAGACGGCACCGCGACCGCCGAGGACATCGACACCCTGGTGCGCACCACCTTCGGCTTCCGACTCCCGTTCTTCGGTCCATTCGCCATCGCCGACATGGCCGGCCTGGACGTCTACGACTTCTGCTACCGGTCTCTGCAAACCGGGTTTCCCGATCGGTTCGCGACACCGCGGGTGCTCTCGGAACTGGTTGCGGCGGGCAAGCTCGGGACCAAGACCGGCTCGGGATTCTTGAACGTCCCGACGGAGCGCATCCCCGAACTGATCGCCTACCGCAACAAGGCCTATGTGCTGATGCAGAAACTGCTCGATGAGCTCGGGCCCGCTCCCCTCGCGTAG
- a CDS encoding MFS transporter, with protein sequence MSTVDLTTSKELLRDPVLASAISKASRRLMPMLVILYIVSFLDRTNVGFAADALEVDRGVSAGAYALGAGIFFIGYAIFEIPSNLILNRVGAKFWLARIAITWGIVSASFAFVQGPNSFIALRFLLGVTEAGLFPGVIMFLAAWFPNKVRVKMFAIFYLAQPVSQMLGAPLSGWLINIGDQMPGVHGWQVMFAVEGLLAVLAGVAAFVFLINGPDQAKFLTTAERKALKDVMAQEDTVKEQTGPSGVWNAMKNGKVWYFTTIYFCMQVAVYGVTFYLPTQVSDLTGTKVGLKVGLLVAVPWFFGIFACYLIGRAATTIQRRRIWATLLFISTGLCIFGSAWAGTYHQPVLGLIFITLAVCSFLGVGPIVWSYPTAFLTGAAAAAGIGLINSLGNLGGFIAPILRTKVNSVVDDAAGSAGIYALGVLPLVAAAMIFYTRRFRVKADELLD encoded by the coding sequence ATGTCAACGGTAGACCTCACCACAAGTAAGGAACTGTTGCGCGACCCGGTTCTCGCATCGGCGATCTCCAAGGCCTCGCGCCGGTTGATGCCGATGCTGGTCATCCTCTACATCGTCTCGTTTCTCGACCGCACCAACGTCGGCTTCGCCGCGGATGCGCTCGAGGTGGACCGCGGGGTGTCCGCAGGTGCTTATGCCCTGGGCGCGGGGATCTTCTTCATCGGATACGCGATATTCGAGATCCCGAGCAACCTGATCCTCAACCGGGTCGGGGCGAAGTTCTGGTTGGCCCGGATCGCCATCACCTGGGGAATCGTTTCGGCGTCCTTTGCCTTCGTGCAAGGCCCGAACAGCTTCATCGCACTCCGGTTTCTGCTGGGTGTGACCGAGGCCGGCCTGTTTCCCGGGGTGATCATGTTTCTTGCCGCCTGGTTCCCGAACAAGGTGCGGGTCAAGATGTTTGCCATCTTCTATCTGGCCCAGCCCGTGTCCCAGATGCTGGGGGCACCATTGTCCGGGTGGTTGATCAACATCGGTGACCAGATGCCGGGCGTGCACGGCTGGCAGGTCATGTTCGCGGTCGAGGGGTTGTTGGCCGTGCTGGCAGGAGTTGCCGCCTTCGTCTTCCTCATCAACGGGCCCGACCAAGCGAAGTTCCTGACAACCGCCGAGAGGAAAGCTCTCAAAGATGTCATGGCACAGGAAGACACGGTGAAGGAACAGACCGGTCCCAGTGGCGTGTGGAACGCGATGAAGAACGGCAAGGTCTGGTACTTCACCACCATCTACTTCTGCATGCAGGTGGCCGTCTACGGGGTGACTTTCTACCTGCCGACGCAGGTGTCGGACCTCACCGGGACCAAGGTGGGGCTGAAAGTCGGTCTCCTGGTCGCTGTCCCGTGGTTCTTCGGCATCTTCGCGTGTTACCTGATCGGACGCGCGGCCACCACGATCCAGCGGCGACGCATCTGGGCAACCCTGCTGTTCATCTCGACCGGGTTGTGCATCTTCGGATCTGCGTGGGCGGGGACATACCACCAACCAGTACTGGGGCTGATCTTCATCACCCTGGCGGTCTGCAGCTTCCTCGGTGTCGGCCCCATCGTCTGGTCCTACCCCACGGCATTCCTGACCGGAGCGGCCGCGGCAGCCGGTATCGGTCTGATCAATTCGCTGGGCAACCTGGGTGGTTTCATCGCCCCCATTCTGCGGACCAAGGTCAATTCCGTCGTCGACGACGCTGCGGGCTCGGCCGGCATCTACGCACTGGGCGTCCTGCCGCTGGTCGCGGCCGCGATGATCTTCTACACCCGCAGGTTCCGCGTCAAGGCCGACGAGCTACTCGACTGA
- a CDS encoding sugar phosphate isomerase/epimerase family protein yields MTIGETEPLTAQNWPIAAAMINFPSVLPDGTTTQDQSAEGWAATLEQVADAGFTEVDPTDSWLRIADLSSERLQEFQDVVKSAGLTIPAISTARRSVVDPEFGEAYLTYGHRVIDTAAAIGATVVSFGFFRALNPAQQAALWFWTVQGPVDSADPDDWRLAVRRTRELGEHAAQVGVAISLEMYEDTYLGSADSSVRFVRDVDHPAVGLNPDLGNLQRLHRPVERWEVMAEKTLPYVNYWHVKNYLRTEDGTSGAIVTAPAPMELGVINYRKAVRMAIDGGFRGAFCTEHYGGDGLSVSATNREYLRRILPKVMTSP; encoded by the coding sequence ATGACGATCGGCGAGACCGAACCGCTCACCGCGCAGAATTGGCCGATCGCGGCGGCAATGATCAATTTCCCGTCGGTGCTACCGGATGGAACCACTACCCAGGACCAGAGCGCCGAAGGCTGGGCCGCGACTCTCGAGCAAGTTGCCGACGCCGGGTTCACCGAGGTGGATCCCACTGATTCCTGGCTCCGGATCGCGGACCTCAGTTCTGAACGGCTGCAGGAATTCCAGGATGTCGTCAAGAGTGCCGGCCTGACCATCCCCGCGATCTCCACGGCGCGGCGCAGCGTCGTCGACCCGGAGTTCGGAGAGGCCTACCTGACCTACGGGCACCGGGTGATCGACACCGCAGCGGCCATCGGCGCCACCGTGGTGTCCTTCGGATTCTTCCGCGCCCTGAACCCTGCGCAACAGGCTGCGCTGTGGTTCTGGACCGTTCAGGGCCCGGTGGATTCGGCTGACCCCGACGACTGGCGGCTCGCTGTTCGGCGCACGCGCGAACTGGGGGAGCACGCCGCGCAGGTGGGCGTCGCCATCTCGCTGGAGATGTACGAAGACACCTATCTCGGGTCAGCAGACAGTTCGGTGCGGTTCGTCCGCGACGTGGACCACCCGGCGGTTGGCCTCAATCCTGACCTGGGCAACCTGCAGCGCTTGCACAGACCCGTCGAACGATGGGAAGTGATGGCGGAGAAGACACTTCCTTACGTGAATTACTGGCATGTCAAGAATTACCTCCGCACCGAGGACGGCACCAGCGGTGCCATTGTCACCGCACCAGCCCCCATGGAGCTGGGAGTCATCAACTATCGCAAGGCGGTGCGGATGGCCATCGACGGCGGCTTCAGGGGCGCTTTCTGCACCGAGCACTACGGGGGCGACGGACTCAGCGTCAGCGCAACCAACCGGGAGTACCTGCGGCGAATACTGCCCAAGGTGATGACGAGCCCATGA
- a CDS encoding triose-phosphate isomerase family protein: MHRPATIGISLKMYMGYEQTALWCTRIAEIADAHPAIAGGLAQLFVLPSFPAIPRCVEIFAGRGVDVGAQNLFWEDAGAFTGEVSGRMLLEMGCSYVEVGHAERRRIFGESDRIVAAKTVAALRNGLTPVVCVGEPVRMTPEEAAVSCIRDVDAVVAAAGLMPASLVVAYEPQWAIGAADPAPVDYIQQVCRTISGWLAGQPNATGSRIVYGGSAGPGLLSQLGDAVDGLFLGRRAHDPGAVVSILDEVAVSARAAK; the protein is encoded by the coding sequence ATGCACCGCCCGGCCACCATCGGGATCAGCCTGAAAATGTATATGGGCTACGAACAGACGGCCCTATGGTGCACACGAATCGCTGAGATCGCCGACGCGCACCCCGCGATAGCGGGAGGCCTCGCGCAGCTCTTTGTGCTCCCCAGCTTTCCCGCCATCCCGCGCTGTGTCGAAATCTTCGCCGGTCGCGGTGTCGACGTGGGCGCCCAGAATCTGTTCTGGGAGGATGCCGGCGCCTTCACGGGAGAGGTCAGCGGGAGGATGCTGTTGGAGATGGGATGTTCCTACGTTGAAGTCGGGCACGCGGAACGGCGCCGGATCTTCGGGGAGTCAGACCGCATAGTGGCCGCGAAAACAGTTGCGGCACTGCGTAACGGCCTCACGCCTGTGGTGTGCGTAGGAGAGCCGGTGCGGATGACACCCGAGGAGGCCGCGGTATCCTGTATCCGCGATGTGGATGCCGTGGTCGCTGCGGCTGGGCTCATGCCCGCATCCTTGGTCGTGGCATACGAGCCGCAATGGGCCATCGGGGCCGCAGACCCCGCGCCCGTGGACTACATCCAGCAGGTGTGCCGGACCATCAGCGGCTGGCTGGCTGGGCAACCCAACGCGACGGGCAGCCGAATCGTTTACGGAGGAAGTGCCGGGCCCGGACTGCTGAGTCAGTTGGGGGACGCAGTTGACGGGTTGTTCCTGGGGCGCCGCGCACACGACCCAGGTGCGGTGGTTTCCATTCTGGACGAGGTGGCCGTTTCGGCGAGGGCGGCGAAGTAG
- a CDS encoding carbohydrate ABC transporter permease, producing MSATMTSPASRTAPPPQRPRARRRARTYRGERPNWVGALIAFLWLAVVMVPIYWIVITSLKSQSNYFATNPLLPSPESNFDQYEFVAQSDFPRYFLNSVIVAVGTVVPTILLAFMAAYAIVRGNGRFLRLANMVFLSGLAIPLQAVVIPVYLIIIRLQLYDTLLAIILPSIAFAIPLSVLVLANFIRDVPKELFESMSMDGASEWASMWQLAFPLARPALVTVAVYNGLTVWNGFLLPLILTQSPDQRTLPLALWTFQGQYSVNVPAVMASVVLSTFPVIVLYAVGRRQLVSGLTAGFSK from the coding sequence ATGTCGGCGACCATGACCAGCCCGGCCAGCCGAACCGCGCCCCCACCGCAGCGGCCGAGGGCCCGACGACGGGCACGGACATACCGTGGCGAACGGCCGAACTGGGTCGGCGCGCTGATTGCGTTCCTCTGGCTGGCGGTGGTGATGGTCCCGATCTACTGGATCGTGATCACCAGCTTGAAAAGCCAGAGCAACTACTTCGCCACCAACCCGTTGCTGCCCTCGCCGGAGTCGAATTTCGACCAGTACGAATTCGTGGCCCAGTCGGACTTCCCGCGCTACTTCCTCAACAGCGTCATCGTGGCGGTCGGTACGGTGGTGCCGACGATCTTGCTCGCCTTCATGGCGGCGTACGCGATCGTGCGAGGCAACGGACGATTTCTCCGTTTGGCGAACATGGTGTTCCTGTCCGGGCTGGCCATTCCGTTGCAAGCTGTGGTCATTCCGGTCTATCTGATCATCATCAGGCTGCAACTGTATGACACCCTGCTGGCAATCATCCTGCCCTCCATAGCGTTTGCGATCCCGTTGTCGGTGCTGGTCCTGGCGAACTTCATCCGGGATGTGCCCAAGGAACTGTTCGAGTCGATGAGTATGGACGGCGCCAGCGAGTGGGCATCGATGTGGCAGCTGGCTTTCCCGTTGGCCCGGCCGGCTCTGGTGACAGTGGCGGTGTACAACGGCCTGACGGTGTGGAACGGATTCTTGTTGCCGTTGATCCTGACGCAGAGCCCGGACCAGCGCACCCTACCCCTGGCACTGTGGACATTTCAGGGCCAGTACAGCGTCAACGTGCCCGCGGTCATGGCCTCCGTCGTGCTCAGCACCTTCCCGGTCATCGTGCTCTACGCCGTGGGCCGGCGCCAGCTGGTCAGCGGGCTGACGGCGGGCTTCAGCAAGTAG
- a CDS encoding carbohydrate ABC transporter permease: MTLALPGFSHRQPVPRSVRDNRVALLALPALVFFVAFAVIPLLGVLLLSFTQWDGIGAIHPAGLDSWRSVLTDPGLPHSIWVTFLLMVLSWAVQTPASLVIGAFLAGRQRYREWLAVLYFIPLLLSSAAIAITYKALLDPNFGLGVGLGMPLLSQDWLGRGGLALGVVIFMVSWQFVPLHSLIYQGAIQQIPRSMYEAAQLDGAGRCRQFFSITLPQLRYTIVTSSTLMVIGSLTFFDLIFVLTAGGPGDATRVLALDMYRRGFQANLMGPASVIAVILVLVGLAVALLLRRLGGGTPSDSQLDGA, from the coding sequence ATGACCCTTGCGCTACCGGGGTTCAGCCATCGGCAACCGGTTCCGCGCTCAGTCCGCGACAACCGGGTCGCCCTCCTGGCGCTGCCCGCGCTGGTCTTTTTTGTTGCCTTCGCGGTGATTCCGCTACTCGGCGTGCTGCTGCTGAGCTTCACCCAGTGGGACGGCATCGGCGCCATCCATCCGGCCGGCCTCGACAGCTGGAGGTCGGTCCTGACCGATCCCGGGTTACCGCATTCGATTTGGGTGACCTTTCTGTTGATGGTGCTGTCGTGGGCGGTCCAGACCCCGGCCAGCTTGGTCATCGGAGCCTTTCTTGCCGGACGTCAGCGCTACCGGGAATGGCTCGCGGTGCTGTATTTCATCCCGCTGTTGCTCAGCTCGGCGGCCATCGCGATCACCTACAAGGCCTTGCTGGACCCCAACTTCGGCCTCGGCGTCGGGCTGGGCATGCCGCTACTGAGCCAGGATTGGCTCGGCCGCGGCGGCTTGGCCCTCGGAGTCGTCATCTTCATGGTGTCCTGGCAGTTCGTGCCGCTGCACTCACTGATCTATCAGGGTGCCATCCAGCAGATTCCGCGTTCGATGTATGAGGCCGCACAGCTGGACGGCGCCGGCCGGTGCCGCCAGTTCTTCTCCATCACGCTGCCGCAATTGCGCTACACGATCGTCACGTCGTCGACGCTCATGGTGATCGGCTCGCTGACGTTCTTCGACCTGATCTTCGTCCTGACCGCGGGCGGGCCGGGCGACGCCACCCGGGTGCTCGCACTCGACATGTACCGACGCGGCTTCCAGGCCAACCTGATGGGCCCGGCCAGCGTGATCGCCGTCATCCTGGTGCTCGTCGGTCTGGCGGTGGCCCTGCTGCTGCGCCGTCTCGGCGGGGGAACGCCCTCGGACAGCCAGTTGGACGGAGCCTGA
- a CDS encoding extracellular solute-binding protein encodes MTSTKPKIYREFAATVEIFRALASRQQRRPPGPAMPASDDRQAATARLSRTELSVDFTTVDFTTTRRTFLAAALAAPALGALAACGSSGPSRPGDSGGGGVGSASYWFLTSQPQEGIRTDTVNRFNKANPDNQIQITAFQNDAFKTKIKTAIGAGQAPTLIFGWGGGTLRSYVDAGQVDDLTSWFDENPAAKNRLFPTAFAPATVDNKIYAMPAEVVQPVVLYYNKEVFDNVGAAPPQSWGDIMDLVPKFNAAGIAPFSLGGQSRWTEMMWLEFLFDRIGGPEVFEAAYNGEQNAWSNPAAIDALTRVQDLIKADGFVRGFSSITADSNADQALLYTGKAAMMLHGSWTYGGMSTDGGDFVSSGKLGYMNFPAVDGGRGDLTDTVGNPAQYLSIYSKATDEQKEAAKKFLSTAVLSDDEVKQWIDIGSVPIVQGTQNELGASKDAEFLEFIYQVSTDAKVFAQSWDQALSPTAAETLLDNIARLFQLSIGPQQFADNMNQAIGK; translated from the coding sequence TTGACATCCACAAAACCGAAAATATACCGTGAGTTTGCGGCCACCGTCGAAATATTTCGGGCCCTCGCCTCGCGACAGCAACGGCGACCTCCCGGACCCGCGATGCCCGCCTCGGATGACCGACAAGCCGCGACGGCGCGGCTTTCACGTACGGAGCTGAGCGTGGACTTCACAACCGTCGACTTCACCACAACGCGTCGGACCTTCCTGGCCGCCGCACTCGCTGCGCCCGCCCTGGGCGCCCTGGCCGCTTGCGGGAGCTCAGGACCCAGCAGGCCCGGCGACTCCGGTGGCGGCGGGGTCGGATCGGCCTCCTACTGGTTCCTCACCTCCCAGCCGCAGGAAGGGATCCGGACCGACACGGTCAACCGGTTCAACAAGGCCAACCCGGACAACCAAATTCAAATCACCGCCTTCCAGAACGACGCCTTCAAGACGAAGATCAAGACGGCGATCGGTGCCGGCCAGGCGCCGACGCTCATCTTCGGCTGGGGCGGCGGCACCTTGCGTAGCTACGTCGATGCCGGCCAGGTCGATGACCTGACCTCCTGGTTCGACGAGAACCCGGCGGCGAAGAACCGGTTGTTTCCAACCGCTTTCGCCCCCGCCACGGTGGACAACAAGATTTATGCGATGCCCGCCGAGGTCGTGCAACCGGTTGTCCTCTATTACAACAAAGAGGTGTTCGACAACGTGGGTGCCGCACCACCGCAAAGCTGGGGCGACATCATGGATCTGGTGCCGAAGTTCAACGCGGCCGGCATTGCTCCCTTCTCGCTCGGCGGGCAATCCCGGTGGACCGAAATGATGTGGCTGGAGTTCCTGTTCGACCGCATAGGCGGGCCCGAGGTGTTCGAGGCTGCGTACAACGGCGAGCAGAACGCCTGGTCGAACCCCGCCGCCATCGACGCGCTGACCAGGGTGCAGGACCTGATCAAGGCCGACGGTTTCGTCAGGGGCTTCTCCTCGATCACTGCCGACTCCAACGCCGACCAGGCGCTGCTGTACACGGGCAAGGCAGCGATGATGCTGCACGGGAGCTGGACGTACGGCGGAATGTCTACTGACGGGGGTGATTTCGTCTCCAGCGGGAAGCTCGGCTACATGAACTTCCCGGCTGTCGACGGCGGCCGCGGCGACCTGACCGATACGGTCGGCAATCCAGCCCAGTATCTGTCGATCTACTCGAAGGCCACCGATGAGCAGAAGGAAGCCGCCAAGAAGTTCCTCAGCACCGCGGTCTTGTCCGATGACGAGGTCAAGCAGTGGATCGACATCGGCAGCGTTCCCATCGTGCAGGGCACGCAGAACGAACTGGGCGCCTCGAAGGACGCCGAATTCCTCGAGTTCATCTACCAGGTATCCACCGACGCCAAGGTTTTCGCACAGTCGTGGGATCAGGCCCTGTCACCGACAGCCGCCGAGACCCTGCTCGACAACATCGCCAGGTTGTTCCAGCTCTCGATCGGACCACAACAGTTCGCCGACAACATGAATCAGGCTATCGGCAAATGA
- a CDS encoding beta-glucosidase family protein, producing MTPTQPAEQTTAAAGPDTRPWQDTALPAAERVELLLAELSLEEKVAQLGSRWVGNDRQGGEEGRDTNDFDGQGAEAVNNVAPMENVFALSGGVTLRDAARNGLGHLTRIYGSRPLTPAEGAAELISQQRTVLEQSRLDIPALVHEECLTGFTAYGATVYPAAIAWGATFDPLLVQEMAAAIGADMAAVGVHQGLSPVLDVVRDYRWGRVEETMGEDPYVVATLGAAYVRGLQSAGVIATLKHFAGYSASRAGRNHGPVPMGRRELFDVIFPPFEVAVTVVGAGSVMSAYHDVDGIPASADPWLLTEILRGHWDFAGTVVSDYWSVPFLSMMHRVAADAEESGVAALAAGVDVELPDTVGFGGLTERVRNGDLPEELVDRAVRRLLLQKVQLGLLDPDWTPEASVANASGVDLDSPANRDLARRLAERSIVLLDEGTALPLGGAGRPVADRIAVVGPCAADPRTFMGCYAFPNHVLPRYPGRGLGVPVATVVEALEHELTDAQIRYEQGCPVQGTDRSGFAAAVEAAASADLCIAVVGDLAGLFGHGSSGEGCDAADLQLPGVQADLLEALLNTGVPVVVVVVSGRPYALGAVAGRAAGLIQAFMPGEEGGAAIAGVLSGRVQPGGKLPVQIPRIPGGQPGTYLQPPLGTQDAGISSIDPTPLFPFGYGRSYTTFELDDLRISADSVPTDGEFTVSVRVRNTGSRAGDEVVQIYLEDPVASVVRPARQLIGYARVTVPVAGAVIVSFTVHADRTAFTGRDLDRIVEAGQLELLVGTSVTDVPCRGTVWLTGATRVVGADRALLTPVVVTAAPQVNAHG from the coding sequence GTGACGCCAACACAACCGGCCGAGCAGACCACTGCTGCCGCGGGGCCGGATACCCGGCCGTGGCAGGACACGGCGCTTCCGGCAGCCGAGCGGGTTGAACTCCTACTGGCCGAACTGAGCCTCGAGGAGAAAGTCGCCCAACTGGGCAGCCGTTGGGTCGGTAACGACAGGCAAGGTGGCGAAGAAGGCCGGGACACCAACGACTTTGACGGGCAGGGTGCCGAAGCCGTCAACAATGTCGCGCCGATGGAGAACGTCTTCGCGCTCTCCGGCGGCGTCACGTTGCGTGACGCGGCCAGAAACGGGCTGGGGCACCTCACGCGCATCTATGGCAGTAGACCCCTCACGCCGGCCGAGGGTGCCGCCGAACTGATCAGCCAGCAGCGGACCGTGCTCGAGCAGTCCCGGCTGGACATTCCCGCCCTCGTGCACGAGGAGTGTCTGACCGGCTTCACCGCGTACGGCGCGACGGTATACCCCGCGGCAATTGCGTGGGGCGCCACCTTCGACCCACTCCTGGTGCAGGAGATGGCCGCCGCGATCGGCGCTGATATGGCCGCCGTCGGTGTGCACCAAGGACTCTCGCCGGTACTCGATGTCGTCCGCGACTACCGCTGGGGCCGGGTCGAGGAGACGATGGGTGAGGATCCCTACGTCGTGGCCACACTCGGCGCGGCGTATGTCCGCGGGCTGCAGAGCGCGGGTGTGATCGCCACCCTCAAGCACTTCGCCGGTTACTCCGCGTCCCGCGCGGGACGCAACCACGGGCCGGTACCGATGGGCAGGCGCGAGCTCTTCGACGTGATCTTCCCGCCGTTCGAGGTCGCGGTCACCGTCGTCGGGGCGGGCTCGGTGATGAGTGCCTACCACGACGTGGACGGAATCCCGGCGTCCGCGGACCCCTGGCTGCTCACCGAAATTCTGCGCGGGCACTGGGATTTCGCCGGCACTGTGGTCTCCGATTACTGGTCGGTGCCGTTCCTGTCGATGATGCACCGCGTGGCGGCGGACGCCGAGGAGTCCGGGGTGGCAGCGCTGGCCGCCGGCGTCGACGTCGAGCTGCCGGATACCGTCGGTTTCGGAGGCCTCACCGAACGGGTGCGCAACGGCGACCTACCCGAGGAACTGGTTGACCGGGCAGTGCGTCGGCTGCTGCTGCAGAAGGTGCAGCTCGGTCTGCTGGACCCGGACTGGACCCCGGAAGCGTCGGTGGCGAACGCCTCCGGTGTCGACCTGGACTCGCCGGCCAACCGCGACCTCGCGCGGCGGCTGGCCGAACGCTCCATTGTGCTGCTCGACGAAGGCACTGCGCTGCCCCTCGGCGGTGCCGGTCGTCCCGTGGCCGATCGGATTGCCGTCGTCGGCCCGTGCGCAGCGGACCCGCGAACCTTCATGGGCTGCTACGCCTTTCCCAACCACGTGTTGCCGCGCTATCCGGGGCGCGGACTCGGCGTGCCGGTGGCTACCGTGGTGGAGGCCCTGGAACACGAACTCACCGACGCGCAGATCCGTTACGAGCAGGGCTGCCCGGTTCAGGGCACCGACCGCTCCGGGTTCGCTGCCGCGGTCGAAGCCGCTGCGTCCGCGGATCTCTGTATCGCCGTGGTCGGTGATCTCGCCGGACTCTTCGGTCATGGTTCCTCCGGCGAGGGATGTGACGCGGCGGATCTGCAACTTCCCGGTGTCCAGGCCGACCTACTCGAGGCGCTCCTGAACACTGGCGTTCCTGTTGTGGTGGTGGTGGTTTCGGGCCGTCCGTACGCACTCGGCGCCGTGGCGGGCCGGGCGGCCGGGCTGATCCAGGCGTTCATGCCCGGGGAGGAAGGCGGTGCGGCCATCGCGGGAGTGCTGTCCGGACGTGTTCAGCCCGGCGGCAAGCTGCCGGTTCAGATTCCGCGAATCCCGGGCGGCCAGCCCGGCACGTACCTGCAGCCCCCACTGGGCACGCAGGATGCCGGTATCAGCAGCATCGATCCCACCCCGCTGTTCCCGTTCGGGTACGGGCGCAGCTACACCACCTTCGAACTGGATGACCTGCGGATCAGTGCTGACAGCGTGCCCACCGACGGAGAGTTCACCGTATCCGTGCGGGTCCGCAACACCGGGTCCCGCGCCGGAGACGAAGTGGTGCAGATCTACCTGGAAGACCCGGTGGCGTCGGTGGTACGCCCGGCCCGGCAGCTCATCGGCTACGCGCGCGTGACCGTGCCGGTTGCGGGTGCGGTCATCGTGAGCTTCACAGTGCACGCCGACCGCACGGCGTTCACCGGGCGGGACCTCGACCGGATCGTGGAGGCGGGTCAGCTGGAGCTGCTGGTGGGCACCTCGGTCACCGACGTGCCCTGTCGCGGCACCGTCTGGCTGACCGGCGCCACCCGCGTGGTCGGTGCCGACCGCGCCCTGCTCACCCCGGTGGTCGTCACCGCCGCTCCCCAGGTCAATGCCCATGGCTGA